In a single window of the Bacillus clarus genome:
- the hslV gene encoding ATP-dependent protease proteolytic subunit HslV, whose protein sequence is MGNFHATTIFAVHHNGECAMAGDGQVTMGNAVVMKHTARKVRKLFHGKVLAGFAGSVADAFTLFEMFEGKLEEYNGNLQRAAVEMAKQWRGDKMLRQLEAMLIVMDETTMLLVSGTGEVIEPDDGILAIGSGGHYALAAGRALKQYASEHLTAKQIAKASLEIAGDICVYTNHNIIVEEL, encoded by the coding sequence ATGGGAAATTTCCACGCTACAACGATATTTGCAGTTCATCATAATGGAGAATGTGCAATGGCTGGAGACGGCCAGGTGACAATGGGTAATGCTGTTGTGATGAAGCATACGGCTCGCAAAGTTCGAAAGCTATTTCATGGTAAAGTTTTAGCGGGCTTTGCAGGTTCAGTTGCAGATGCATTTACTCTTTTTGAAATGTTTGAAGGGAAATTAGAAGAGTACAACGGCAACTTACAACGTGCTGCAGTTGAAATGGCAAAACAATGGCGTGGTGACAAGATGCTGCGTCAATTGGAAGCGATGCTCATTGTCATGGATGAAACAACGATGCTTCTTGTTTCGGGAACGGGTGAAGTAATAGAACCAGATGATGGTATTTTAGCAATCGGTTCAGGTGGACATTATGCGCTTGCTGCGGGCCGTGCTTTAAAACAATATGCAAGTGAACATTTAACAGCGAAACAAATTGCAAAAGCGAGTTTAGAGATTGCTGGCGATATTTGTGTGTATACAAATCACAATATAATTGTGGAAGAATTGTAG
- a CDS encoding ribonuclease HII translates to MQKITIQEAENVLQDIKNEEDERFQALVNDERKGVQKLILKWHKQKELAQKEKEKFLEMSKYEKALREKGLTYIAGIDEVGRGPLAGPVVTAAVVLPEDFYIPGLNDSKKLSEAKRERFYDEIKAQAIAIGVGIVSPQVIDEINIYQATKQAMLDAVANLSCTPQYLLIDAMKLPTSIPQTSIIKGDAKSVSISAASIIAKVTRDRMMKELGEKYPAYGFGQHMGYGTKQHLEAIEAHGVLEEHRKSFAPIKDMIQK, encoded by the coding sequence ATGCAAAAAATCACGATTCAAGAAGCAGAAAACGTATTGCAAGATATTAAGAATGAAGAAGATGAAAGATTTCAAGCGTTAGTGAATGATGAGCGAAAAGGTGTTCAAAAGCTAATTTTAAAATGGCATAAGCAAAAAGAGTTAGCTCAGAAGGAAAAAGAAAAGTTTTTAGAGATGTCAAAATATGAAAAGGCATTGCGTGAAAAAGGCCTCACATATATTGCTGGTATCGATGAAGTGGGAAGAGGGCCGCTAGCTGGGCCTGTTGTTACGGCTGCTGTCGTCCTTCCGGAAGATTTCTATATCCCAGGGTTAAATGACTCTAAAAAACTAAGTGAAGCGAAACGTGAGCGTTTTTATGATGAAATAAAAGCACAAGCAATTGCGATTGGAGTTGGAATTGTATCACCGCAAGTTATAGATGAGATAAATATTTATCAAGCGACGAAACAAGCGATGTTAGATGCTGTTGCGAATTTATCTTGTACACCACAATATTTATTAATTGATGCGATGAAGCTTCCTACATCAATTCCACAAACATCCATTATTAAAGGTGATGCGAAAAGTGTTTCTATTTCAGCTGCATCTATTATCGCGAAGGTGACGAGAGATCGTATGATGAAAGAGCTTGGAGAAAAGTATCCTGCATATGGATTTGGACAACATATGGGGTATGGAACAAAACAGCATTTAGAAGCGATTGAAGCGCATGGAGTATTAGAGGAACATCGGAAATCATTTGCGCCAATTAAAGATATGATTCAAAAATAA
- the sucD gene encoding succinate--CoA ligase subunit alpha: MSVLVNKDTKVIVQGITGSQGLFHTKQMIEYGTKIVGGVTPGKGGTDIEGVPVFDTVEDAVKATGANASVVYVPPAFAADAIMEAVDAKIDLVVCITEGIPVLDMVNVKRYMAGKHTRLLGPNCPGVITPDECKIGIMPGYIHKKGHVGIVSRSGTLTYEAVHQLTQEGIGQSTAVGIGGDPVNGTDFIDALKAFNEDEETHAVIMIGEIGGTAEEEAAEWVKANMTKPVVGFIGGQTAPAGKRMGHAGAIISGGKGTAAEKIKTMEACGIKVAETPAVMGETLISVLKEKGLFETCKNY, translated from the coding sequence ATGAGCGTATTAGTTAATAAAGATACAAAAGTTATTGTTCAAGGTATTACAGGTTCTCAAGGATTATTCCATACAAAACAAATGATTGAATACGGTACGAAAATTGTCGGTGGTGTAACACCTGGTAAAGGCGGCACTGATATTGAAGGTGTACCAGTATTTGATACAGTAGAAGATGCTGTGAAAGCAACAGGCGCAAACGCTTCAGTTGTATACGTTCCACCCGCTTTTGCTGCTGATGCAATTATGGAAGCAGTTGATGCGAAGATTGATTTAGTAGTATGTATTACTGAAGGAATTCCTGTATTAGATATGGTTAACGTAAAGAGATATATGGCTGGTAAACATACACGTTTACTTGGACCAAACTGCCCAGGTGTCATTACGCCTGATGAATGTAAAATCGGTATTATGCCAGGCTACATTCATAAAAAAGGTCATGTTGGTATCGTATCTCGTTCTGGTACATTAACATATGAAGCTGTACACCAGTTAACACAAGAAGGTATTGGCCAATCTACTGCTGTAGGTATCGGTGGGGACCCTGTTAACGGTACAGACTTTATTGATGCGTTAAAAGCATTTAATGAAGATGAAGAGACACATGCTGTAATTATGATTGGTGAAATCGGTGGTACAGCAGAAGAAGAAGCTGCTGAATGGGTAAAAGCTAATATGACAAAACCAGTTGTAGGTTTCATTGGGGGCCAAACGGCGCCTGCTGGTAAGCGTATGGGCCATGCTGGAGCAATCATTTCTGGTGGTAAAGGAACAGCTGCTGAAAAGATTAAAACAATGGAAGCATGCGGTATTAAAGTTGCAGAAACACCAGCTGTTATGGGTGAAACATTAATCTCTGTTTTAAAAGAAAAGGGATTATTTGAAACTTGTAAAAACTATTAA
- the xerC gene encoding tyrosine recombinase XerC, with translation MNVNKLLQLFVGYLQIERNYSKYTIASYQNDLEHFVQFMEREGISSFLDVTYIDVRLYLTTLHDAKLARKSVARKVSSLRSLYRFLMREGYREDNPFALASLPKKEWSIPKFLYVEELEKLFEVSDVETPLGQRNQALLELMYATGIRVSECVNLKLTDIDFAVGTILVMGKGKKQRYIPFGSYAQDALNTYIEDGRKRLTNKTEEHSQMVFLNAKGTPLTDRGVRYILNELIKKVSLTMRISPHMLRHTFATHMLDEGADLRAIQELLGHENLSTTQIYTHVSKERLRSVYMKHHPRA, from the coding sequence GTGAATGTGAACAAATTGTTACAATTATTCGTTGGATATTTACAAATTGAAAGAAATTATTCAAAATATACAATTGCAAGTTATCAAAATGATTTAGAACATTTCGTGCAATTTATGGAGCGAGAAGGCATATCCTCTTTTTTAGATGTTACATACATTGATGTTCGTTTGTACTTAACGACGTTACATGATGCGAAGTTAGCCCGTAAATCTGTCGCAAGGAAAGTATCAAGTTTACGAAGTTTATATCGTTTTTTGATGCGTGAAGGATATCGAGAAGATAATCCATTTGCACTTGCGTCACTCCCCAAAAAAGAATGGTCAATCCCAAAGTTTTTGTACGTTGAAGAATTAGAAAAATTATTTGAAGTTTCTGATGTGGAAACGCCGCTTGGTCAAAGAAATCAAGCTTTATTAGAATTGATGTATGCAACAGGAATCCGTGTGAGTGAATGTGTGAATTTAAAGTTGACTGACATTGATTTTGCAGTGGGCACAATTCTAGTAATGGGAAAAGGGAAAAAACAAAGGTATATTCCGTTCGGGAGCTATGCACAAGATGCTTTGAATACTTATATAGAAGACGGGAGAAAGCGGTTAACGAATAAAACTGAGGAACACTCTCAAATGGTGTTTTTAAATGCGAAGGGTACGCCGTTAACAGATCGAGGTGTGCGTTATATTTTAAATGAGCTTATAAAAAAAGTTTCTCTTACGATGCGAATAAGTCCACATATGTTAAGGCATACATTCGCCACACATATGCTAGATGAAGGTGCGGATTTACGTGCTATACAGGAGCTGTTAGGCCATGAGAATTTATCGACTACACAAATCTATACGCATGTTTCTAAAGAAAGGTTGCGTTCTGTTTACATGAAGCATCACCCGCGAGCATAA
- the dprA gene encoding DNA-processing protein DprA, with translation MKRERLLHIHYMLADHWKALERLLYIDPELKEIYAFSPKQFEYYAGISSKKSSELVKFLQTSNLPQYIFHLEKKQIFYMTIWDEDYPQLLREIQDPPFVLYGKGERDFLNRVNKLAIVGTREPSLYGKESMRFILQPLLEKEWLIVSGFARGIDTIAHEVTLRQYCPTIAILGHGLSYIYPKVNRCLYETWKDYILLLTEYPPHYAPKKWYFPKRNRIISGISKGVLVIEAKSRSGSLITADLALEQNREVFALPGPIFIETAAGTNRLIQQGAKLVQNAGDILEEFPN, from the coding sequence ATGAAAAGAGAAAGATTATTGCACATTCACTACATGTTGGCGGATCATTGGAAGGCGTTAGAGAGGCTACTATATATTGATCCGGAACTGAAGGAAATATACGCTTTTAGTCCGAAACAATTTGAGTATTACGCTGGAATATCCTCGAAAAAATCTTCAGAACTAGTAAAATTCCTTCAGACTTCAAATCTCCCGCAATATATATTCCATTTAGAGAAAAAGCAAATATTTTATATGACCATATGGGATGAGGATTATCCACAATTATTAAGGGAAATACAAGATCCCCCTTTTGTTTTATATGGAAAAGGAGAGAGGGATTTTCTTAATAGGGTAAATAAATTAGCGATTGTTGGAACGAGAGAGCCGTCTTTATATGGAAAGGAGAGTATGCGGTTTATTTTACAACCGCTACTTGAAAAAGAGTGGCTTATTGTTAGTGGATTTGCAAGAGGGATAGATACAATTGCTCACGAAGTTACACTGCGACAATACTGCCCGACTATTGCAATATTAGGACACGGATTATCGTATATATATCCAAAAGTGAATCGGTGTTTATATGAAACATGGAAAGACTATATATTGTTATTGACAGAATATCCCCCGCATTATGCCCCTAAAAAATGGTATTTCCCAAAAAGAAATCGAATTATTAGCGGTATAAGTAAGGGGGTTTTAGTTATAGAAGCAAAATCGAGAAGTGGATCACTTATTACTGCAGACCTTGCGCTAGAACAAAATAGAGAGGTATTTGCGCTTCCTGGACCTATATTTATAGAGACTGCAGCAGGAACGAATCGGCTTATTCAGCAAGGTGCAAAACTTGTCCAAAATGCAGGGGATATTCTTGAAGAATTTCCGAATTAA
- the sucC gene encoding ADP-forming succinate--CoA ligase subunit beta has translation MNIHEYQGKAVLRSYGVSVPNGKVAFTVEEAVEAAKELGTDVCVVKAQIHAGGRGKAGGVKVAKNLEEVRTYAESILGTTLVTHQTGPEGKEVKRLLIEEGCDIKKEYYVGLVLDRATSQVVLMASEEGGTEIEEVAEKTPEKIFKEYIDPAVGLQGFQARRIAFNINIPKELVGQAVKFMMGLYRAFIEKDCSIAEINPLVTTGDGKVMALDAKLNFDSNALYRHKDILELRDLDEEDSKEVEASKYDLNYIPLDGNIGCMVNGAGLAMATMDIIKHYHGDPANFLDVGGGATAEKVTEAFKIILSDKNVKGIFVNIFGGIMKCDVIAEGVIEATKQVGLELPLVVRLEGTNVELGKKILNESGLNIVAAESMADGAKKIVSLVG, from the coding sequence ATGAATATCCATGAGTACCAAGGTAAGGCAGTCCTTAGAAGCTATGGGGTTAGCGTTCCGAACGGGAAGGTTGCATTTACAGTAGAAGAAGCTGTAGAAGCAGCGAAAGAATTAGGAACGGATGTATGTGTAGTTAAAGCGCAAATTCACGCTGGTGGACGCGGCAAAGCTGGCGGTGTAAAAGTTGCGAAAAATTTAGAAGAAGTTCGTACATATGCAGAAAGCATTTTAGGAACTACACTTGTAACGCATCAAACAGGTCCTGAAGGTAAGGAAGTAAAACGCTTACTTATCGAAGAAGGTTGCGATATTAAGAAAGAATATTATGTAGGTCTAGTGTTAGATCGTGCAACTTCTCAAGTTGTTTTAATGGCATCTGAAGAAGGTGGAACAGAAATTGAAGAAGTAGCAGAAAAAACACCTGAAAAAATCTTTAAAGAATATATTGATCCAGCAGTAGGTTTACAAGGTTTCCAAGCGCGTCGAATCGCATTTAACATCAATATTCCAAAAGAGCTTGTAGGACAAGCTGTGAAGTTTATGATGGGCTTATATCGTGCGTTTATTGAAAAAGATTGCTCTATCGCTGAAATTAATCCACTTGTTACAACAGGTGACGGTAAAGTAATGGCGTTAGATGCAAAATTAAACTTTGATTCTAATGCATTATATCGTCATAAAGACATTTTAGAACTTCGTGATCTTGATGAAGAAGATTCAAAAGAAGTTGAAGCATCTAAATATGACTTAAACTACATTCCTTTAGATGGAAATATCGGTTGTATGGTAAATGGTGCAGGTTTAGCGATGGCTACAATGGATATCATTAAACATTACCATGGTGACCCAGCTAACTTCTTAGATGTTGGTGGCGGTGCAACGGCTGAAAAAGTAACAGAAGCATTCAAAATTATCCTTTCTGACAAAAATGTAAAAGGTATCTTCGTTAACATTTTTGGTGGCATTATGAAGTGTGATGTTATCGCAGAAGGTGTTATTGAAGCAACGAAGCAAGTAGGTCTTGAGTTACCTTTAGTTGTACGTCTTGAAGGTACAAACGTAGAATTAGGTAAGAAAATTTTAAATGAGTCTGGCTTAAATATTGTTGCAGCAGAATCTATGGCAGACGGTGCAAAGAAAATTGTTTCACTAGTGGGCTAA
- the hslU gene encoding ATP-dependent protease ATPase subunit HslU, with product MHLHFTPRQIVEKLDQYIIGQKDAKKAVAVALRNRYRRSKLAEDLRDEVAPKNILMIGPTGVGKTEVARRMAKLVGAPFIKVEATKFTEVGYVGRDVESMVRDLVETSVRIVKEEMVVKVQDKAEEQANQRLVEILVPSPEKQSGFKNPLEMLFGGTQNSNQTSEAQEDAEIEKKRQDVERKLAAGLLEEEIVSIEVTEQQSSMFDMLQGTGMEQMGMNFQDALGSIMPKKTKKRKLSVKEARKVLTNEEAQRLIDMDEVTQEAVYRAEQLGIIFIDEIDKIAGKQSNSVDVSREGVQRDILPIVEGSNVATKYGSVKTDYILFVAAGAFHMSKPSDLIPELQGRFPIRVELTKLSVDDFVKILIEPDNALIKQYMALLATEGIEIEFSDEAIRKIAEIAYQVNQDTDNIGARRLHTIMEKLLEDLSFEASEITLEKITITPQYVEEKLATIAKNKDVSQFIL from the coding sequence ATGCATTTACATTTTACTCCGCGTCAAATTGTGGAAAAATTGGATCAATATATCATTGGACAAAAAGATGCGAAAAAAGCGGTTGCAGTAGCGCTTAGAAATCGATATCGTCGCAGTAAATTAGCTGAAGATTTACGTGACGAAGTTGCACCAAAAAACATTTTAATGATTGGACCGACAGGTGTCGGAAAAACAGAGGTAGCGCGACGGATGGCGAAGCTCGTTGGAGCACCTTTTATTAAAGTTGAAGCGACGAAATTTACAGAAGTTGGATATGTGGGCCGAGATGTAGAATCGATGGTTCGCGATCTTGTTGAAACTTCTGTTCGTATCGTGAAAGAAGAAATGGTCGTTAAAGTTCAAGATAAAGCTGAAGAGCAAGCAAATCAACGTCTTGTTGAAATTTTAGTACCAAGTCCAGAGAAACAATCTGGATTTAAAAATCCATTAGAAATGCTTTTTGGTGGTACTCAGAATTCAAACCAAACATCTGAAGCGCAGGAAGATGCTGAAATCGAAAAGAAACGTCAAGATGTGGAAAGAAAGCTTGCTGCAGGTCTGCTTGAAGAAGAAATTGTTTCCATTGAAGTGACGGAACAACAGTCTTCTATGTTTGATATGTTGCAAGGAACTGGCATGGAACAAATGGGGATGAATTTCCAAGATGCGTTAGGAAGTATCATGCCGAAAAAAACAAAAAAACGTAAACTTTCTGTAAAAGAAGCGAGAAAAGTCTTGACAAATGAAGAGGCACAGCGCTTAATTGATATGGATGAAGTTACACAAGAGGCTGTTTATCGTGCTGAACAGCTCGGGATCATTTTTATTGATGAAATTGACAAAATTGCTGGTAAGCAGTCGAATAGCGTAGATGTATCTCGTGAAGGTGTGCAACGTGACATTTTACCAATTGTAGAAGGGTCGAACGTTGCGACGAAGTATGGATCAGTCAAAACGGATTATATTTTGTTTGTTGCAGCTGGAGCGTTTCATATGTCTAAACCGTCTGATTTGATTCCGGAATTACAAGGGAGATTCCCGATTCGAGTAGAATTAACAAAGTTATCAGTAGATGATTTTGTTAAAATTTTAATTGAGCCTGATAATGCGCTAATAAAACAATATATGGCGTTGTTAGCGACTGAAGGTATAGAAATTGAATTTTCTGACGAAGCTATTCGTAAGATTGCTGAGATTGCTTATCAAGTTAATCAAGATACGGATAATATTGGAGCAAGAAGGCTCCATACCATTATGGAGAAGCTTCTTGAAGATTTATCGTTTGAAGCATCTGAAATTACGTTAGAAAAAATAACGATAACACCTCAATATGTAGAGGAAAAATTAGCGACAATTGCTAAAAATAAAGATGTGAGCCAGTTTATTTTGTAA
- the trmFO gene encoding FADH(2)-oxidizing methylenetetrahydrofolate--tRNA-(uracil(54)-C(5))-methyltransferase TrmFO — MTTQVVNVIGAGLAGSEAAYQIAKRGVQVKLYEMRPVRQTPAHHTDKFAELVCSNSLRANTLTNAVGVIKEEMRRMDSVIIRAADECSVPAGGALAVDRHEFAAKVTEYVKNHPNVTVMNEEITEIPEGPTVIATGPLTSPDLSAQLKELTGEDYFYFYDAAAPIVEKDSIDMNKVYLKSRYDKGEAAYLNCPMTEEEFDRFYDALVAAETVPLKEFEKEVFFEGCMPVEVMAGRGRQTLVFGPMKPVGLEDPKTGETPYAVVQLRQDDAAGTLYNIVGFQTHLKWGPQKEVLQLIPGLENAEIVRYGVMHRNTFINSPKLLRPTYQYKNRDDLFFAGQMTGVEGYVESAASGLLAGINAARLVQGEEPVVLPPVTAMGSMANYITATNAKNFQPMNANFGLFAPLEKKIKKKQERNEAYATRALETIQNFVNI, encoded by the coding sequence ATGACAACACAAGTAGTAAACGTCATTGGCGCAGGTCTTGCAGGAAGTGAAGCAGCTTACCAAATTGCAAAACGTGGTGTCCAAGTAAAATTATATGAAATGAGACCAGTAAGACAAACGCCAGCTCATCATACGGATAAATTTGCGGAGTTAGTATGTAGTAACTCGCTTCGTGCGAATACATTAACGAATGCTGTTGGGGTTATTAAAGAAGAAATGCGCCGAATGGACTCTGTTATTATACGTGCAGCTGATGAATGCTCTGTGCCAGCAGGAGGAGCATTAGCTGTAGATCGTCATGAGTTTGCAGCAAAAGTAACTGAGTATGTGAAAAATCATCCAAACGTAACAGTAATGAATGAGGAAATTACAGAAATTCCAGAAGGGCCAACTGTTATTGCGACAGGTCCACTTACATCTCCAGATCTTTCCGCACAATTGAAAGAACTAACTGGTGAAGATTATTTTTATTTCTACGATGCGGCGGCGCCAATTGTTGAGAAAGACAGCATTGATATGAATAAAGTGTATTTGAAATCTCGCTACGATAAAGGTGAAGCGGCGTATTTAAACTGTCCTATGACAGAAGAAGAGTTTGACCGTTTTTATGATGCTTTAGTCGCTGCGGAGACAGTGCCATTGAAAGAATTTGAGAAAGAAGTTTTCTTTGAAGGGTGTATGCCAGTAGAAGTTATGGCAGGTAGAGGAAGGCAAACGCTCGTATTTGGACCGATGAAACCTGTTGGATTGGAAGATCCAAAAACAGGGGAGACGCCGTATGCTGTTGTACAATTACGCCAAGATGATGCAGCAGGAACGTTATACAATATTGTAGGATTCCAAACACATTTAAAGTGGGGACCGCAAAAAGAAGTATTACAGCTAATTCCTGGATTAGAAAATGCAGAAATCGTACGTTATGGTGTAATGCATCGTAATACCTTTATTAATTCTCCGAAGCTACTTCGTCCAACGTACCAGTATAAAAATCGTGACGACTTGTTCTTTGCTGGTCAAATGACTGGAGTAGAGGGCTATGTAGAATCTGCAGCTTCAGGTTTATTAGCAGGTATTAACGCAGCGCGTCTTGTACAAGGTGAAGAGCCAGTCGTATTACCGCCTGTAACAGCAATGGGAAGTATGGCGAATTATATCACTGCAACAAATGCGAAAAATTTCCAACCGATGAATGCCAACTTCGGTCTATTTGCACCGCTAGAAAAGAAAATTAAAAAGAAACAAGAACGTAATGAAGCATATGCTACACGAGCTTTAGAAACAATTCAAAATTTTGTAAATATTTAG
- the topA gene encoding type I DNA topoisomerase, with product MSDYLVIVESPSKAKTIEKYLGKKYKVVASMGHVRDLPKSQMGIEVKNNFTPKYITIRGKGPVLKDLKSAAKKAKKVYLAADPDREGEAIAWHLANTLNVDVESDCRVVFNEITKDAIKESFKHPRAINMDLVDAQQARRILDRLVGYNISPLLWKKVKKGLSAGRVQSVAVRLIIDREKEIQSFIPEEFWTIKTEFVKGKDTFEASFYGINGEKVQLTNEAQVNDIIEKMKDNVFSVENVTKKERKRNPAVPFTTSSLQQEAARKLNMRAKKTMMLAQQLYEGIDIGKQGTVGLITYMRTDSTRISETAQEEARSYITEAFGSEYIGTEKKKETKKSNAQDAHEAIRPTSVMRKPDELKSFLSRDQHRLYKLIWERFVASQMASAIMDTVTARLINNNVQFRASGSVVKFPGFMKVYVESKDDGTEEKDKMLPPLEIGETVFSKDIEPKQHFTQPPPRYTEARLVRTLEELGIGRPSTYVPTLETIQKRGYVALDNKRFVPTELGEIVIELILEFFPEIINIEFTANMEQNLDEVEEGKANWVKIVDDFYVGFEPRLEKAEKEMREVEIKDEPAGEDCELCDHPMVFKMGKYGKFMACSNFPDCRNTKPIVKEIGVTCPKCDKGQIIERRSNKKKRLFYGCGTYPECDFVSWDKPIGRKCPKCEGMLVEKKLKKGVQVQCISCDYEEEQQM from the coding sequence ATGTCAGATTACCTCGTAATCGTGGAGTCGCCTTCTAAGGCGAAGACCATTGAGAAATATTTAGGGAAAAAATACAAAGTCGTCGCGTCTATGGGACATGTTCGCGATTTACCTAAAAGCCAAATGGGGATAGAAGTAAAGAATAACTTCACCCCGAAGTATATTACCATTCGTGGTAAAGGTCCCGTTTTAAAAGATTTAAAATCAGCGGCAAAAAAAGCAAAGAAAGTCTATCTCGCGGCCGATCCGGATCGTGAAGGAGAAGCGATTGCTTGGCATTTAGCAAACACGTTAAATGTAGACGTTGAATCAGATTGCCGAGTTGTATTTAATGAGATTACAAAAGATGCGATTAAAGAATCATTCAAGCATCCTCGTGCAATCAATATGGATTTAGTAGACGCACAACAAGCAAGGCGCATACTTGACCGTCTTGTAGGGTACAATATTAGTCCTTTATTATGGAAGAAAGTAAAAAAAGGATTGAGTGCTGGGCGTGTACAATCTGTAGCAGTTCGTTTAATTATTGATCGTGAAAAAGAAATTCAAAGTTTTATTCCTGAAGAATTCTGGACAATTAAAACGGAATTTGTGAAAGGAAAAGATACATTTGAAGCGAGTTTTTACGGTATAAATGGCGAAAAAGTTCAATTAACAAATGAAGCGCAAGTAAATGACATAATCGAAAAGATGAAAGACAATGTGTTTTCAGTTGAAAATGTAACGAAAAAAGAGCGGAAGCGTAATCCAGCGGTACCGTTTACAACATCTTCTCTACAACAAGAAGCTGCGCGCAAATTAAACATGCGAGCAAAGAAAACGATGATGCTTGCACAGCAGCTATATGAAGGGATAGATATTGGTAAACAAGGGACTGTGGGTCTTATTACGTATATGAGAACAGATTCAACTCGTATTTCAGAAACCGCTCAAGAAGAAGCTCGTTCTTACATTACTGAGGCGTTTGGTTCGGAATACATAGGAACAGAGAAGAAGAAGGAAACGAAAAAGTCAAATGCACAAGATGCGCATGAAGCGATTCGTCCAACTTCGGTAATGAGGAAGCCAGATGAACTAAAAAGTTTCTTAAGTCGTGATCAACATCGTTTGTATAAATTGATTTGGGAGCGATTTGTTGCAAGTCAAATGGCATCTGCTATAATGGATACTGTTACAGCAAGGCTCATTAATAATAATGTTCAGTTCCGTGCAAGTGGATCGGTAGTGAAGTTCCCAGGTTTCATGAAAGTGTACGTAGAATCGAAAGATGATGGTACGGAAGAAAAGGATAAGATGTTGCCACCTTTAGAAATAGGGGAAACGGTATTTTCGAAAGATATCGAACCGAAGCAACATTTTACACAGCCACCGCCACGTTATACGGAGGCACGTTTAGTTCGAACGCTTGAAGAACTTGGAATTGGAAGGCCATCTACTTATGTGCCGACACTCGAAACAATTCAAAAACGAGGGTACGTTGCATTAGACAATAAACGCTTTGTTCCTACAGAACTTGGTGAAATTGTAATTGAACTTATTTTAGAGTTTTTCCCAGAAATTATTAACATTGAATTCACTGCCAATATGGAGCAAAACCTTGATGAAGTAGAAGAAGGAAAAGCGAATTGGGTAAAAATTGTTGATGATTTCTACGTAGGCTTCGAACCGCGTTTAGAAAAAGCGGAAAAAGAAATGCGTGAAGTGGAAATTAAAGATGAACCAGCTGGAGAAGATTGTGAATTATGTGATCACCCAATGGTCTTTAAAATGGGTAAATATGGGAAGTTTATGGCTTGTTCGAATTTCCCTGATTGTCGTAATACAAAACCGATTGTAAAAGAAATTGGTGTAACTTGTCCGAAGTGTGATAAAGGGCAAATTATTGAACGTCGTAGTAATAAAAAGAAACGTCTTTTCTACGGATGCGGTACGTATCCAGAATGTGACTTTGTATCTTGGGATAAGCCGATTGGCCGTAAATGTCCGAAGTGTGAAGGCATGCTAGTAGAGAAGAAGTTGAAAAAAGGCGTTCAAGTACAATGTATTTCGTGTGATTATGAAGAAGAACAACAAATGTGA